The Sulfitobacter indolifex genome contains the following window.
CTCGCCGACAACGCGGTCAAAGCTGTCAGAATCGGTGCCCGGTGCGGCGAGCAGGGTAATGTCGGCGTCCGCGAAAGAGATCGAGCCCTGGCCCACACGGCTCAGCGCTTCGATCGCCAGCGCCACGGCGCGACCCCAGTTCGGGCTCGGCACACCAAGACCGACAGTGCAGTTGGCGTTTTCAGAGGCGCCTGCAGCAACGCCCGCTTTCAAGATGCGCGCGGCGGCCGCCTCAGTGTCGGCAGAGCAGGCATCAAATCGCGCGCCTTCGGCGTCGATCTCAAACCGCAGGGTGAAGGGTGTAATCACCGGGCGCGGTGCGGCGATGTCGAGCCTCAGGCGCAGGCTGGGCGGGGCCGCGCGTTGCAGCTTGCGCTCCATCTGCGCTTTGGCAGCAGCGCTGTCGGCAATGGCGGTGATGGTCACGCGGCCCGCGTTGACCGAAGCCTTTGCGCGGGGCAGGTCGGCCATGGCACGCACGGCAAAGTTCAGCGCGTCTTCCCAGCCTTCGGGGGACGGATAATCAGCAGATTCAAGCAGATCGGTCACCGTGGCGTCGCCCGCCATGTCGCCGAAAGCCTCGATCACTGCGTCGCGGTCGGTGCTCGTGGGAATCAGGCCGATGATCGAAATGCCTGCATCATTGCGCAGCACCTCGGCAGAGAATCGCGGCGGGGCAATACCGGATTGGGCCTCGACCTCCATCTCGTCGATCACGCGGGCGGCGTCGACCACGGTGCCTGCGGTCGACAGGGCGCGGAAGCGGACCGCTTCGGTGGGCGCGATCCCGGCGAGGGTGACCTGCAAACCGTCGGCCTGCACCTCGGCCCATGTCATGCCCTGATCGTCCAGCGCGTCACGCACGCCGATCTCGGAGGTATCCTCAATCAGTTGCACCGAGAAGCTCGCCGCCACCAAAGAGACCACCGCTGCGGCTGCAAAGGTCAGGGCGATCATGAAAATGGCGGACAGGCGCATGGGCGGACTTCTGGTTGTTGAGCTCAAGACTTGATACGCGCGTCCTGCCGGGGGTGCAATCAGGCCAGAAGACTTGCTGCGAAAAACAACAGCGGGATCATGCCGGTATCACGGTTTGCCCGAAAGAGCTGCAAAAGCTTGGCATTGTCGTTGGTATCCAGCCCGCGCAACTGCCATGCCATATGCCAACCCATGGCCCAAGGCCCGCCAAGGGCGATGGCAAGCGCCAGCACCGAAGCCTCCGGCAGCCCGGCATAGATCACCGCAATCCCCATCAGCCCCACGGTCGCCATCAAGAATCGCCGCAGCCATTGGCCCGAATTCTCACCAAAGAGCCGCGCGGTGGATTTCACCCCGATCAGCGCGTCATCTTCGGCATCTTGATGGGCATAGATGGTGTCATAGAACAGCGTCCAAGCGATGCCCGCGAGGTAGAGCACGATGGCGGGCGCGTGCAACGTACCGGCGTGCGCCGTCCACGCCAGCATCGCGCCCCAGTTAAACGCCAGCCCCAGAAAAACCTGCGGCCACCATGTGAAGCGTTTGGCAAAGGGGTAGACCGCCACCGGCAGCAGCGCCAGCACGCCCATGGCAATCGCCGCTTGGTTGAACGTCAGCAGGATCACCAGCGCCACCAGCATTTGCAGCACCATCCACGCCAACGCCTGTTTCACCGTGACTGCGCCCGAAGGGATGGGCCGCGAGCGGGTGCGGGCGACCTTGCCGTCGATGTTGCGGTCGGTAATGTCATTCCACGTGCAGCCCGCGCCGCGCATCAGGAACGCGCCGATGGCGCAGCCCATAAAGATCCACAGATCCTCCCAGCGGGGTGATTGATCGAACAAGATCGCAAGGCTCAGCCCCCACCAGCAAGGCAGCAGCAACAGCCATGTCCCAATGGGGCGATCCGCGCGGCTTAGCCGCAGATAGGGGCGCAGGGCGCGGGGGGCGTGGCGATCGACCCAATTGTCGGCCACAGCATCGGCAACCGAACCATCTTGCGGAGCATCTGGCGAAGGCGGCTGGTTGTGCATATATCTGGCCCCATGAATGCGAAAATCAGATTGTATGTAGATCAGCCCTTGGGGCAGGGGCAAACGGTTCCTTTGGCGCGCGAGCAGGCGCATTACCTCTTTGGGGTGATGCGGCAGGCGCTTGGGGCCGGGGTGCTGCTGTTCAACGGGCGCGATGGCGAATGGCTGGCCGAGGTGACCGAGGCGGGCAAACGCGGTGGGGTGCTGACCTGTGTGGAGCAGACCCGCCCGTTGCAGATGCCGCCAGACCTGTGGCTGCTCTTTGCCCCGATAAAAAAGACACGCACCGACTTTATTGTCGAAAAAGCCGCCGAGATGGGCGCGTCGCGCATTGTCCCGGTGATGACAGAGTTTACCAACGCAGGCCGTGTGCAGCAAACCCGCCTTCAGGCCCATGCGGTCGAGGCGGCAGAGCAATGCGGCGGCACCTATGTGCCTGAGGTCGCCGAGGCTGAGAAGCTCGGGCGGTTGCTGGATCGCTGGGATACGTCGCGCCAGATCATGTTCTGCGATGAGGCGTTGGCCGGGGAAAGCGGCGCCTTGCCAGCAGATGCGCAAGGTCCGTGGGCGATTTTGATCGGTCCCGAAGGGGGATTTTCCGAGGCGGAGCGCATGCGGCTGCACGGGTTCGATCATGCGCATGCCGTCACGCTGGGACCACGTATTTTGCGGGCTGATACGGCGGCAGTTGCGGCGATGACCATGTGGCAGCAGGCATTGGGAGATTGGTGATGCAAAGGGCGGCCCGATGAGTTTTCTGCGCCAAGGCGCGCGCGACCAGCTTTGGCGCTGGCGCGAAGCGATTGTCGGCGGGGGGGTGATGCTCTTGGGCCTCTGGCTGGTCACCGGGCCGGGCTTTTTACTGGCGGTGCCGGGCTATGCGGCACTGGCGGGCGGCGCGGCGCTGATCTGGCTCGGCGTGCAGCGCGCGCGTTTTCGCGGTGAAGGTGACGGGGCGGGGGCCGTTCAGGTGGTCGAAGGGCAGGTCACCTACTTTGGGCCGCTCACGGGTGGCACGGTTTCTTTGCGCGAATTGCAGCGGCTGAGCCTTGATCGGCAGATGTTTCCCGCCCACTGGCGGCTTGAGCCGCGCGACGATGAAGAGCCCTTGTTGATCCCCGTAAATGCCGCAGGTTCCGAAGCGCTGTTTGATGCTTTCGCGGCATTGCCCGGCCTGCGCACCGAACGGATGCTCTTTGAGTTGCGCAAGACCCGGCATGACGCCGTTGTGATCTGGGAGCGCGCGCCGCTGCGCCCCGCCCATGTCTTGCTGCATTGACAGCCCCGGCAAATCCGCCCATCCCTGCTAGACACGACGCCAAGTCGACACCCTAAGACGACCCTTCAAAACGGAGCCTTCGCATATGTCCATTCCTCAATCCGGCGGCGGCCCGATCGAACATCACGACCAAATGGCCGAGTATCTGGCCGACGGCTGTAAGCCGCGCGAAGACTGGCGCATCGGCACCGAGCACGAGAAATTCGGCTATTGCAAAGACACGCTCAAGCCGCTCCCCTATGAGGGCGACCGCTCGATCCGGGTGATGCTCGAAGGGCTGCGCGACCGTCACAATTGGGCCCCGGTCGAAGAGGGCGGCAAGTTGATCGGTCTGGAAAAAGACGGCGCGAACATCAGTCTTGAGCCGGGCGGGCAGTTGGAACTGTCGGGCGCGCCGGTTGAGACGATTCACGAAACCTGCGACGAGGTGAACACCCACCTGCGCGAAGTGAAAGACGTGGCCGATGACATCGGCGTCGGCTTTATCGGGCTGGGGGCGGCCCCCGAATGGTCGCATGAGCAAATGGATCTGATGCCCAAGGGCCGTTACAAATTGATGGACAGCTACATGCAGAAGGTCGGCACCATGGGCACCACCATGATGCGCCGCACTTGCACGGTTCAGGTCAATCTCGACTTCGCGAGTGAGGCCGACATGGTGCAAAAGATGCGCGTGGCCGTCGCGATGCAACCGATCGCCAACGCGCTTTTCGCCAATTCGCCGTTCCTTGATGGGAAGCCAAACGGGGTGAAATCTACCCGCGGTTTGGTCTGGCGCAATCTTGATGATGCCCGCACCGGCATGGTGCCTTTCGTCTTTGACGAAGGCTTTGGGTTCGAGGCTTGGGTGCAATATGCGCTCGATGTGCCGATGTATTTTGTCTACCGCGACGGTAAATATATCGACGCGCTTGGCCAGTCCTTCCGCGATTTCCTCAAGGGGGAATTGCCCGCGCTGCCCGGCGAAAAGCCGACGCTGAGCGACTGGGCCGATCACCTGACCACGCTTTTCCCCGAAGCGCGGGTCAAAAAGTTTATCGAGATGCGCGGGGCAGATGGTGGCCCTTGGCGGCGCCTCTGTGCGCTGCCGGCGTTTTGGGTTGGCTTGATGTATGACCAATCCGCGCTGGATGGCGCTTGGGATTTGGTTAAAGGCTGGAATGCTGAAACACGCGAAGAACTGCGGGTTGCGGCCTCAACCCATGGCCTGCAGGCCGAGGTGGGCGGGTTGAAAATGCATGATCTGGCGCGCGAAGCAGTGGCTCTGTCAGAAGCCGGTTTGAAGGCGCGTGCCCGTGCCGGCGCTGGTGGGCTTGTCCCGGATGAGACGCATTTCCTTAACGCCCTGCGCGACAGTATCGAGACAGGCCGCGTGCCCGCCGACGATTTGCTGGCGGACTACCATGGCGACTGGAACGGCGACCTAAGCCGCATCTACGCCGAATATTCCTACTAAACGATAAAGATGCTGATGCCGCCCTCGGGGCGGCGTCAGCCCTTTTGACCGATCCGCGATTCCGTACCTGCACGGATGCGGCTGATGTTGTCACGGTGCCGCCAGAAAATCAGCAGCGTCAGTGCGATGCCCAAAAGCAGCATCTCACCATAGCCGAAGAACACCAAAAGGAAGGTTGAGCTTGCCGCTGCCGCCAGCGCGGCCAAAGAAGAGATGCGCGAGAGTGCCGCCGTGATAAACCACACCGCACAGCATGCCAGCCCAACAGGCCACGCCAGCGCCAACATGATGCCCAGAAAAGTAGCCACCCCTTTGCCGCCGCGAAACCCAAGCCAGACTGGATAGCAATGGCCGATCATCGCGCCGAGCGCCGCCGCCTGCGCCGCGTCTTCGCCAGCAAAGGCGCGGGCCAGCAAGACCGCCACAGCACCCTTAGCGCCATCTAACAACAGCGTCAGCGCCGCTGCCTTTTTGTTGCCGGTCCGCAGCACATTGGTCGCGCCGATGTTGCCCGAGCCGATATCGCGTAGGTTGCCCAGCCCCATCATCCGGGCCAGCACCATGCCAAAGGCGATCGACCCGATAATATACCCGGCCATCGCCCAAAAGAGGATCATTTCAATAGAAGTATCGATAGGGGGCATCAATTCGCCTCGTAAACGCAAGAACCTGCAACATAAGTTGCCATCACCTTACCCTGCATCCGCATCCCATCAAAGGGCGTGTTTCTAGATTTCGACCGCAGCGTCGCGCGATCCAGCACGAAGGGCGCATCGGGGTTGAACAGCACCATATCCGCAGGCGCACCCACCGCGATCCGCCCACCGGGCAGGCCAAGGCGTTTGGCCGGGTTGAGCGACAGCGCGCGCCAAAGGGTCGGCAGATCCATCATCTCGGCATGGACCAGACGCAGGGCAGCGGGCAGCAATGTTTCCAATCCTACCGCGCCGCTGGCGGCCTCTTCGAAGGGGAGGCGTTTGCTCTCTTCATCCTGTGGGGTGTGCATAGAGCAGATGATATCGATCAGGCCGCTGGCGACGGCTTCGACCACCGCGATCCGATCCTCTTCGTCGCGCAGCGGGGGCTTCACCTTGAAGAAAGTGCGGTAGTCGGCCACGTCGAGCGCATTGAGCGTCAGATGGTGGATGCCCACGCCGGCCGTGATGTCGAGCCCATTGCGCTTGGCGCGCTCGAGGGCAGGCAGGGCGCGGGCGGTTGTGATCTGATCCGCGTGATAGCGCGCGCCGGTCATCTCGATTAGGGCAATGTCGCGGTCCAGCCCCATCCGTTCGGCCATGGGCGACACGGCGGGCAGGCCGCGCAGCGAGGCGAATTTGCCAGAGGTGACAGCAGCGCCCTTGCTCAGCCCCGGATCCTGCGGGTGCGCGATGACCAGCGCGCCGAGGCTGCGGGCATAGGTCAGCGCGCGAGAGAAAACCTTGGTATCGGTCACCACGCGGTCGCAATCGGTGAAGGCGGCGGCGCCTGCATCCATCAGGAAACCGATCTCGGTCATCTCGCGCCCTTCGCGGCCTTTGGTGAGGGCGGCCATGGGGACCACATTCACCGGGGCGGCCTCATTGGCGCGGCGGGTCACGAATTCGAGTGTTTCGGGGCTGTCGATGGCAGGGTCTGTATCGGGGCGCGTGACCATCGTGGTCACCCCGCCCGCTGCTGCGGCCAGCCCGGCAGAGCGGTAGCTTTCCTTATGCCGCTCGCCCGGTTCGCAGACTTTCACGCCGATATCGACGATGCCGGGGGCGAGGATGTGACCGCCGCAGTCGATTACCTCTGCGCCGTCCGCCGCAGTGGCTCCATGATCTAAAACCTCGGCAATCACCCCATTGCGGACCAGAACCGCCGCAGGCTCAAGCGTGCCTGCCTCAGGATCAAGCAGGCGCAGATTGGTGAAAAGCTGGGTCATGGGCGGGCCTTTGATGCGAGAGCGGATGCGCCGCTGTCATGCCCCAAATCGCGCCGCGAACCAAGCAGATTTACGAAGCAGTTTCCGCGCAAGGCGGCGGGCAGCTAGCCCTTAACCGCCAACCCAAATCATCAGCCCGACCACACCAAAGGCGACCAGCAGGGCGATCATGGCGATACGGCCAGACATTTTCGGATCGTGTTCGGGTTCTTGCATTGGGTTGATGTACCTCGCTGGCACCAAGGGCGCCAGCGATATTCGCTCTTAGGATAGCAGCCACCAGATGATAATCAGGATCAGAGCGGCGACCCCGATGATGACCATGGTCTTAGCGCCACCACCTTTTGCAGGCTCAGGCGGGGACACGCGCGGGATGCCGGTGTAGGGCTGGGCGGCTTCGGCCTCCATCGCTTGCACGGGGGTGTCTGGGCCACCTTCGGTATAGGTGGCGATATGGGTCAGGGCGGGGATCGGGGCCAAGTGCAGTGATTGCCCGGCGAAAGCGCGGGAGTAGACGATCAACACCCAGCCATCCAGTGCGGCGAGCTTGCTGCGGTCTTTCTCAATTTGATCGGGGTTCACGCCATTGCCGTCGCGCAGATAGCCCGCAAGCCCCAGTTGATCGAGATCGGCCACCCGGAACACCTCTGTATAGGCCGCGTCGATCCGTTCGACCCCAAGGGCTGCCGCCTGCGCGGTCTCATCATCGCGCATGGCCCGCGCCTCGTCATCTGAGAGCGAGAGGGTATAGACCCGGACTTTGCCGGCTTCTTGCGGGGCGACTTCTGTATGGGGCATGACGGCTTCCTTTATCTGTTCTCAGGAAAACGCCGCTTGGCCCTTTGGAGTTCCGCTCATGCCGCGCCGGGTTGGGCAGCAATGTGGTTGCGCGCCAGCAAGTCCATCGCGGCCATCCGCACGGCGACACCCATCTCGACCTGATCCTGAATGACGCTGCGGTTGATGTCATCGGCCAATGTGCCGTCAATCTCGACCCCGCGGTTCATTGGGCCGGGGTGCATAACGATGGCATCGGGGCTGGCATGGGCGAGCTTTTCGGCGTCCAGCCCGTAGCGGTGGTAATACTCGCGCTCGGAGGGGATAAAGCCGCCGTCCATCCGCTCTTTCTGAAGCCGCAGCATCATCACCACGTCGACGCCTTCGAGCCCTTTTTTCATGTCGTCAAAGACCTCGACGCCGAATTGGTCGATCTGGGCAGGCATCAGCGTCGGCGGGCCAACAAGGCGAATGCGGTTCTCCATCTTGCCCAGCAGCAGAATGTTCGACCGCGCCACCCGGCTGTGTGCAATGTCACCGCAGATCGCGATGCTGAGGCGGTGCAGCCGCCCCTTTGCGCGGCGGATTGTCAGCGCATCGAGCAGCGCCTGCGTGGGGTGCTCGTGCCGCCCGTCGCCCGCGTTCAGCACAGCGCAATTTACCTTCTGCGCCAACAGATCCACCGCGCCGGACTGCGGGTGGCGCACCACCAGCAGATCGGGGTGCATGGCGTTCAGCGTCATCGCCGTGTCGATCAGCGTCTCGCCCTTTTTGATCGAGGACGCCTGCATCGCCATGTTCATCACATCCGCACCAAGGCGCTTGCCCGCGATCTCGAAACTCGCCTGCGTGCGGGTGGAGTTTTCAAAGAACATGTTGATCTGCGTCAGCCCGCGCAGCGCGTCCGAATGCTTGTTCGGCTGGCGGTTGCGGTCGGCATATGTATCGGCCAGATCCAGCAGGGTGGTAATGTCGGACTGCGAGAGTTGTTCAATGCCAAGCAGGTGGCGATGGGCGAATGACATGGTGGCGATCCCTTCTGCTGTTGCCGCCTTATAGGCGCGGGTGGGTTGGCGCGTAAAGCGCAGCGATAGGGCATTTCGCCCCGCGCGCGCAGGGCGTAAGCTGCGGCCATGGAATCATTCGATTATCATCAGGCGGCAGAGATGCTGGCTTGGCAGGTTGAACTCGGCGCGACCGAGGCGATCTGCGACGCGCCGGTCAACCGCTATGAGGTGCCCGCAAGCCCGCCCAAGGCGAGCGCCAAGATTGCCAAAGGGCCGCAGCCCATGCAGGCGGCGGAAAAGCCCGATCCGGTGGCCTTGGCCCGCCGCGCCGCGCAGGGCGCGCAGACGTTGGACGAACTGCGTGCGGCGATCCAAGGGTTTGAAGCCTGCGAGCTGCACAAGGGCGCGCGTAATCTGGTCTTTTCCGATGGGGTGCCCGGCGCCCCGCTGATGATCTTTGGCGAATCTCCCGACCGCGACGAAGACCGCGCGGGCAAACCATTTGTTGGCCGCACAGGCCAGATGCTCGACCGTATGTTGGCCGCGATTGACATGGGGCGGGACCGCAACGTCTATCTGTCGAACATCCTGCCATGGCGCACGCCGCAGGGGCGCGACCCAAAGCCGGATGAGATCGCGATGATGCGTCCCTTTGTGCAGCGTCATATCGAATTGGCCAAGCCCAAGGTGTTGATATTGTTCGGCAATTGGTCCTGCCAATCGCTGCTGGAAAAGCGCAGCATCATGCGGCTGCGGGGCAATTGGACCAAAGCCGCGGATCTGCCCTGCATGCCGATGGTGCATCCCGCCTACCTTCTGCGCAATCCCGAGGCCAAGCGCGAGGCTTGGGCCGATCTGTTGAGCGTTCAGGCCAAGCTGCGCAATGGTTGATGCGCTGACCCTTCTGGCCTTTGTGCCCGCAGCCCTTGCGCTGAACCTCACGCCGGGGGCGGATATGATGTTCTGCCTTGGACAGGGGCTGCGGTCAGGTCCGCGTGCCGCATTGGCGGCGAGTGCCGGAATTTCAGCGGGCGCTTTGGTGCATGTGACGCTGGCGGGGCTTGGCCTTGGTGCGCTGGTGGCGGCGCTGCCTTGGGCGCTTGATCTGATCCGCTGGCTTGGCGTGGCCTATCTGCTTTGGCTTGCGGTTCAAACGCTGCGCCAAGCCGGTAAACCGCGCGACACGACGCCCGGCATGGGCGGCTGGCGTGCTTTTAGCACCGGGTTTATCGTCAATCTGACCAACCCCAAGGTGATCCTTTTCGTACTGGCCTTTCTACCGCAATTCGTGGTCCCCGAGGCCGGGCCGGTCTTGGCGCAGTTCTTGACCTTTGGCGCGGTGCTGGCCTTGGGCGGTTTCGTCATCAACGGCGCGGTGGGTGTTTTCGCTGCCGGGATCGGGCGGCGGCTGGCCGGAGGCGGGCGTGTGCTCGGCTGGATCAGCAGCGGCATTTTCGTGGCACTGGCCGCGCGTTTGGCAATGATGGAGCGGACATGAGCAGGATCGACGACAGCCGGGAGTTCATCCCCGTGAGGATCGCCGTTTTAACCGTCTCGGACAGCCGCAGCTTGGCCGAGGACCGCTCGGGCGATGTGCTGGTCGGACGGATCGAGGCGGCGGGCCATGTACTGATCGCGCGTGAGATCGTGACCGACGACCGCCCCGCCATTGCGGCGCAACTGCGCGATTGGTGTGCGAACCCTGAGATCGACGTGGTGATCAGCACCGGTGGCACCGGCCTCACGGGGCGCGACGTAACGGTCGAGGCGCACCGCGATGTCTATGAGAAAGAGATCGACGCTTTCGGCACGGTCTTCACCATGATCTCTATGGAGAAGATCGGCACCAGCGCCGTGCAAAGCCGTGCGACGGGCGGTGTGGCGCAGGGGACGTATTTGTTTGCGCTGCCGGGCAGTCCGGGGGCGTGTAAGGACGCGTGGGATGGTATCTTGCTCAAGCAGCTGGACTACCGCCACATGCCCTGCAATTTCGTTGAGATCATGCCCCGGTTGGACGAGCACAAGCGCCGAAAGTAGCGCCGTTGGTTAGCCCGAAGTGCAGCCCGTAATCTCGACACTGTGGTTCTGGCCGATGACGGTGATCCGAATGGCGGAACGGTCCAGCGCCAATGCGGCACCGTTCTCGGCAATCATCTCGCCACTGGCGACAAGCGTATCGCCCGAGCGCTGGCTTTCCGTCGCGCTCATCCACATGTTGGGATTGCCGGGCTCAATCACCACGGTTTCCTTGCCCCCGGCAGAGGGCAGGGCGAGCTGGGTTTCAATCGCCACCCCCCGCGCCGTGGGGCGCAGGCTGCATTGGGCGCTTTTCAGACCAGCCTCGGCCCCCGAAAAAGGCCGCGCAGCAAAGGCGGCGGCGATGGCCGGGGTGGGCTTGCTGTCGTCATTGTCGAGCACGGCACGCAGGTGGATGGTCTGCGGCAGGCAGATGTCACTGCACACGCCAAGGTCGATGCTGGTGTCCAAAGTCACCGGGGCACCGGCGCTGCGCGGGGTGATGGTCAGCGGCAGGACCACTTCGCGCGCATAGCCGATGGAGTTCACGCCCCCTTGGTCAAAGACCTTGGGCGTGGGCCATGTGATCTGCACATCGCGCAGGTTTTCCGAGCCGGACCAGTCGAACTCTGGCGGAATGCCTGCGTCACCGGGGCTGCGCCAATAGGTTTTCCAACCCGGCGCCATGCGCAGCCGAATGGCCGCCACCCGCCGCCCATCAGCCTGTTGCCAACCGGTGAGCAGATCGCCCTGCAACGGCGTGCCGACACCGTCCTGCGCCGCAGCGGGCAGGGCAAGGGCAAGGCAGGACAGGAGGGCGGAGAAGAGGTGCGATATATTCATACGGTCTTGATGCGGTATCCATCCGCGCCTGCCAAGTCACATTTGCATCATCCATGTTTCGCCGATGCGGCGGGAAGCGTGGCAGCTCTCTTGTTTTGTTGGGCGCAAGCGGCCATGTTCAAAGAAAGGTTACCTTCAGGAGGTGGGCGTTGACGGGTCAGACAATGGAACTGACGGGCAAGCTGCTGGTCGCGATGCCGGGCATGGGCGATCCACGTTTCGCCCATTCCGTGATCTATCTTTCGGCGCATTCCGAACAGGGAGCGATGGGGCTGATGGTCAACAAACCCGCCCCGGAGTTGCGCCTGTCGGATGTGCTGGATCAACTGGTTGAGGACACGCCGCCGCAGGCGAAATCGCTGGTGGTTCATTTCGGCGGGCCGGTCGAGACGGGGCGCGGGTTTGTGCTGCATTCTGATGAGTACCGCTCTGCCATTGAGACGCTGCGGGTGGGCGATGGCATTGCCCTCACTGCCACGCGCGACATTCTCGAAGATATCGCCATCGGCAAAGGCCCGGCGCGGGCGCAGCTGATGCTGGGCTATGCGGGCTGGGGGCCGGGGCAGTTGGAAGGTGAGATTGCGCAGAACGGTTGGCTGACCTGTGAGGCGTCGCCGGAGGTTATTTTCGATCTGCCGGATTCCAAGAAATGGTCCGCCGCGCTGAAAACGCTGGGCATCGACCCCTTAGGGCTGTCGGCCTCAGCCGGTCACGCCTAACGGGGGGCGGCTGCGCGGGCCAGACGGTCGTTGATTGCGCGGCCCAACCCGTGGTCGGGGATCGGTGCCACGGCGATCTGCTGACCGGTCGCGTCAAGCTGGTGCAGGTGGTCGAAAAGGTTCGCCGCAGCCTCGGTCAGATCGCCAGCAGGCGAGAGGTTGAGGTCACAGATCATCGTCCCAAAGCCAAGCAGCACTTCGCCCGGCCCAGCCGTTTCTGCATCTAACCGCACCGCCGCGCCGGGGGCGTAGTGGGAGGCCAACTGCCCCGGTGCGATGATCTCTGCCCCATCGACAATCTCGAGCGTCTGCCCAAGTACCGCTTCAATCGCCTCACTCGGCAGACCGCCTGCGCGAAGCAGGGCGGGGCGCGGGCCGGTCAGGCCGATGATCGTGCTTTCCAAGCCCACGCTGCAAGCGCCGTCATCCAGCACCGCCGCGATCTTACCGTCGAGGCCCGCCAACACATGCGCGGCTGTGGTGGCGCTGATCTTGCCCGAGGGGTTGGCCGAGGGCGCGGCCACGGGTCCGTCAAGCGCCTGCAATACCTGCCGCATCGCAGGATGGGCTGGCACGCGCACCGCGAGACTGGCCAGTCCTGCCGTAACCAATGACGATAGCCCGCTGTCGGGCCTCAGCGGCAAGACCAAGGTCAGCGCGCCGGGCCAAAACGCCTGCGCCAGACGGTCGGCCTCGTCGGTCCATTGCACATAGCGTTTGGCGGTCTCGATATCCGGCAAATGCACGATCAGCGGGTTGAAACTGGGCCGCCCCTTGGCCGCGTAGATCCCCGCGACAGCCGCACCGTTGCGCGCATCCGCGCCAAGGCCATAGACCGTCTCCGTCGGCAGGGCGACCAGCGCGCCGTCTTGCAACAGACGGGCCGCGCGGGCGATGCCTTGGGGCGTAGGGGTTAGCGTCTCTGTCATGGCAGGGCAAATCCTGTCGGATCATGCAGCATCCCGTGACGCCGCGTTTGGGTTGCGGGGGGCGGCCGGGCATTTCATGCTGGCGGCAACATAAACCAGCCTTTATCAGGGCCATGTCAGGCTTGCCAGATCAAGCGCGCCTTTCAGGAGGATATGATATGCCGTACCGCGCCGCCGTGGATGATTACCGTTTTCTGATTGAGGACGTACTGGATTTCGCAACGCTCCGCAGCACCGACCGTTTCTCTGAAGCCAGCGAAGACGTCACCGGGGCGATCCTTTCTGAGGCCGGGCGGCTGTGCGATGACGTGCTAGCCCCCCTGCAACGGGGTGGCGATCTGCATCCTGCAAAGCTGGAGAACGGCGTCGTGCGCACCTCGCCGGGGTTTGCAGAGGGCTATGCCGCGATTGCCGAGGGTGGCTGGATCGGCATGTCCGCGGACCCGGAGTTCGGCGGCATGGGCCTGCCGATGACCCTGACCAGCGCCGTGAACGAGATGATGAGCGGTGCTTGCCTGTCTTTGCAGCTCGCCCCTTTGATGAGCCAAGGCCAGATTGAAGCGCTGGAGCATCATGCCTCGGACGCGATTAAAAACCTCTACCTGCCCAAGCTGATCAGCGGCGAATGGACCGGTACGATGAACCTGACCGAGCCGCAGGCCGGGTCGGACGTCGGCGCGCTCAGCAGCCGGGCAGAGGACAATGGCGACGGGACCTATGCGGTCTCGGGCCAGAAAATCTATATCTCTTGGGGCGACAATGATTTTGCGGGCAATGTCTGCCATCTCGTCCTCGCGCGTTTGCCGGGCGCACCTGCGGGGACCAAGGGGATCAGTTT
Protein-coding sequences here:
- a CDS encoding L-threonylcarbamoyladenylate synthase, whose amino-acid sequence is MTETLTPTPQGIARAARLLQDGALVALPTETVYGLGADARNGAAVAGIYAAKGRPSFNPLIVHLPDIETAKRYVQWTDEADRLAQAFWPGALTLVLPLRPDSGLSSLVTAGLASLAVRVPAHPAMRQVLQALDGPVAAPSANPSGKISATTAAHVLAGLDGKIAAVLDDGACSVGLESTIIGLTGPRPALLRAGGLPSEAIEAVLGQTLEIVDGAEIIAPGQLASHYAPGAAVRLDAETAGPGEVLLGFGTMICDLNLSPAGDLTEAAANLFDHLHQLDATGQQIAVAPIPDHGLGRAINDRLARAAAPR